In Paenibacillus sp. FSL M7-0420, a single genomic region encodes these proteins:
- a CDS encoding class I SAM-dependent methyltransferase, with translation MVNAITDYYDSYDEEGRLSRDNGHQIEWITTMAYFKKLFKPEAYILDGCAGTGNYSFPLAELGHKVVAGDLVPHHVDILREKQSKHPVLADMYVGSITDLSRFDSETFDVVLNMGAFYHIGNEDRQLAMTECLRVLKPGGLLAVSYINNAAVSLLSIGDRLGNMDDVLTWHANQTKDGLFLHMPPLEMERIAAAYHTELVAHIGTDGVGYLFAKHINEAQQEDFERWLQLHLRTCEDKSLLGYSLHGLAILRK, from the coding sequence AGGGATAACGGTCATCAGATCGAATGGATCACAACGATGGCCTACTTCAAGAAGCTGTTTAAGCCGGAAGCCTACATTCTTGACGGCTGCGCAGGGACAGGGAATTACTCTTTTCCACTGGCAGAATTGGGGCATAAGGTCGTAGCCGGAGATCTCGTTCCTCATCATGTAGATATCCTAAGAGAGAAGCAGAGCAAGCATCCGGTATTGGCCGATATGTATGTAGGAAGCATCACGGATCTATCCCGTTTTGACAGTGAAACCTTTGATGTTGTTTTGAACATGGGAGCCTTTTATCATATCGGCAATGAAGACCGGCAGCTGGCCATGACCGAATGCCTGCGCGTGCTGAAGCCGGGAGGGCTGCTGGCAGTCTCCTATATTAACAATGCAGCCGTTTCGTTATTAAGCATAGGCGATAGGTTAGGGAATATGGATGATGTGCTTACCTGGCATGCCAACCAGACGAAAGATGGTCTATTCCTACATATGCCCCCCTTGGAAATGGAACGCATAGCAGCGGCCTATCACACAGAGCTTGTGGCCCATATTGGAACAGACGGCGTCGGTTATCTGTTTGCCAAGCACATCAATGAGGCACAGCAAGAAGATTTTGAACGCTGGCTTCAGCTTCATCTGCGGACCTGTGAGGACAAGAGTCTGCTCGGGTATAGTTTGCATGGACTGGCTATTTTGCGAAAATGA
- a CDS encoding NUDIX hydrolase: MMKTNIEVPIRCTGVAVVLLKNTPSGHHVLLLKRAGSVLRDAWCYIGGGIEEGEQAWEAALREVREETGITRVALYTSNTFDQIYSAKENYIYVAPVFVGYVNDDQDVILNHEHSDYEWLTVNEAIDRVALPGNDVVLASVEKHFIRKTPAAWLRVGTP; the protein is encoded by the coding sequence ATGATGAAGACGAACATTGAAGTACCCATACGTTGTACAGGTGTTGCCGTAGTATTGCTGAAGAATACACCCTCTGGTCATCATGTCCTGTTACTGAAGCGGGCCGGTTCGGTACTCAGGGATGCCTGGTGCTACATCGGTGGAGGGATTGAAGAAGGAGAGCAAGCGTGGGAGGCTGCGCTAAGAGAGGTTCGGGAAGAGACGGGGATTACCCGGGTTGCTCTCTACACTTCCAATACCTTCGACCAGATCTATTCGGCAAAAGAAAACTATATCTACGTCGCACCAGTGTTCGTGGGATATGTGAATGACGACCAGGATGTCATTCTTAATCATGAGCATAGTGATTATGAATGGCTGACGGTGAATGAAGCCATAGACAGGGTCGCTTTACCGGGGAATGATGTAGTGCTTGCTTCGGTAGAGAAGCATTTCATCAGGAAAACTCCAGCAGCATGGTTACGTGTTGGCACACCATAA
- a CDS encoding VOC family protein, which yields MTIKLTPYITLEGRTQEAIQFYAQTMGAEVLSILTYGDMPDLPDTFPDEVRSLVAHAKVQVGGTELMFSDTPGGTPVESGKRVTVCVTTDSVEESRRIFDALQEGGQVNMPFREEPFSPGFGDLTDKFGVTFQIYTELG from the coding sequence ATGACAATCAAACTTACTCCCTACATTACCCTGGAGGGGCGCACGCAGGAGGCCATTCAGTTCTATGCACAGACTATGGGTGCCGAAGTCCTCTCCATCCTGACGTACGGTGATATGCCCGACCTCCCGGACACGTTCCCGGATGAGGTGCGGAGTCTGGTGGCCCATGCCAAGGTACAGGTGGGCGGCACGGAGCTGATGTTCTCGGATACTCCCGGCGGTACGCCAGTTGAGAGCGGGAAGCGGGTAACGGTCTGCGTTACTACGGACAGTGTGGAGGAATCACGGAGAATTTTTGATGCGCTGCAGGAGGGCGGTCAAGTCAATATGCCGTTTCGGGAGGAGCCGTTCAGCCCCGGCTTCGGCGATCTGACGGACAAGTTCGGGGTGACGTTCCAGATCTATACGGAGCTTGGATAG
- a CDS encoding sigma-70 family RNA polymerase sigma factor, which produces MKERLSKVNHNHETYETLDGLEGMRSELTGYCYRMMGSIFEAEDAVQDTMIRAWQHQEQMRQQASLRAWMYRIATNVCLDRLRSAKRRALPMDLSEPAAVVTEPRESLPQHSWIWPAPGYVDDPGNILVSRETLRLSFIALLQLLPPRQRAVLILQEVFRWSAAETAGALEMTVAAVNSAMQRARAAMAKAQLRSEALQADDNEVDEGLITRYVEAFEQYNIAALLDLFQENGSLSMPPFTMWVQGGADLAAFYQITRSHCVGSRMVPVQVNGNRPAFAQYVPSGEDGLLVPWAIHVLELSGGKIAHVHHFIDAELFICFGLPEHR; this is translated from the coding sequence ATGAAGGAGAGACTGTCTAAAGTGAATCATAACCATGAGACCTACGAGACCCTGGACGGGCTGGAGGGCATGCGCTCCGAGCTAACAGGGTACTGTTACCGGATGATGGGCTCCATCTTCGAGGCGGAGGATGCCGTCCAGGATACCATGATCCGGGCCTGGCAGCACCAGGAGCAGATGAGGCAGCAGGCCTCTCTCCGAGCCTGGATGTACCGGATTGCCACCAATGTCTGTCTCGACCGGCTAAGGAGCGCCAAGCGGCGGGCACTGCCGATGGATCTCTCGGAACCGGCCGCTGTCGTTACGGAGCCTAGGGAGAGCCTGCCTCAGCATTCCTGGATCTGGCCCGCTCCGGGCTATGTGGATGACCCTGGTAATATTCTGGTCAGCAGAGAGACCCTCCGGCTGTCCTTCATTGCACTGCTTCAACTGTTGCCGCCCCGCCAGCGTGCCGTGCTGATTCTGCAGGAGGTATTCCGGTGGTCGGCAGCCGAGACCGCCGGGGCACTGGAGATGACCGTGGCAGCGGTGAACAGCGCGATGCAGCGGGCACGGGCAGCCATGGCCAAGGCACAGCTCCGGTCCGAGGCCTTGCAGGCTGATGATAATGAAGTGGACGAAGGACTGATTACCCGGTACGTGGAGGCTTTTGAACAATACAATATTGCTGCGTTGTTAGACCTATTCCAGGAGAACGGCAGCCTGTCGATGCCGCCATTTACGATGTGGGTGCAGGGCGGCGCGGATCTCGCGGCCTTCTACCAGATCACACGCAGTCACTGTGTGGGATCACGGATGGTGCCCGTCCAGGTGAACGGGAACCGGCCCGCATTTGCCCAGTACGTTCCCTCTGGAGAAGATGGATTGCTGGTTCCGTGGGCGATTCATGTGCTTGAGCTGAGCGGGGGGAAGATCGCGCATGTTCATCATTTTATAGATGCTGAATTATTTATTTGCTTCGGATTGCCGGAACACCGATGA
- a CDS encoding ankyrin repeat domain-containing protein, translating into MIVLKDIGKFEVLPARAMQIYQGDVPALQAAIAAGWDIEAGLELSKHTTVSPLDLAIITQQTEVVKLLVEHGAKLNVPQNPAFLRAVRYGKEELVRYLAAQGAKLDLLNRTGSGAYSQAYYGNKKNIPLIHELGLDIRQHAGAVLRQAASDHDLKTLTYLLDQGVDINYNKPDMVYPYGATPLTVAARLGNLNMVRFLVERGADLMMTEKDGERPYTIAVSSKHTAMAEYLKALEPPDVHDVENKKYELAKYKLPDELVRFLTGDELRLTLAPNEYKIGYIDFFSFTDTLQMKAGRRKLLRLSADIDNYSGLVLVWNPQKKGQLGCYDLEHQTYADFCSFPEFVAQPEHYLIQFMEGELGGS; encoded by the coding sequence ATGATTGTCCTGAAGGACATAGGGAAATTCGAGGTGCTGCCGGCGCGGGCGATGCAGATCTATCAGGGGGATGTTCCGGCCTTGCAGGCGGCTATTGCTGCAGGCTGGGATATTGAAGCGGGGCTAGAGCTTAGCAAGCATACCACAGTCAGCCCGCTCGACCTGGCGATTATCACACAGCAGACCGAGGTGGTGAAGCTGCTGGTGGAGCATGGCGCGAAGCTGAATGTACCTCAGAATCCGGCCTTCCTGAGGGCGGTCCGTTACGGCAAGGAGGAACTGGTCCGATACCTTGCTGCACAGGGCGCGAAGCTGGACCTGCTTAACCGGACGGGATCGGGCGCTTATTCACAGGCCTACTACGGCAACAAGAAGAATATCCCGCTGATCCATGAGCTGGGTCTGGACATCCGGCAACATGCCGGTGCCGTGCTGCGGCAAGCCGCCTCGGACCATGATCTGAAGACGCTTACCTATCTGCTGGATCAGGGAGTGGATATCAACTACAACAAGCCGGATATGGTCTATCCTTATGGGGCGACGCCGCTGACAGTAGCTGCCCGGCTGGGCAATCTGAACATGGTCCGCTTCCTGGTGGAACGCGGTGCGGACCTTATGATGACGGAGAAGGACGGCGAGCGGCCGTATACGATTGCGGTCAGCAGCAAGCATACCGCTATGGCGGAATACCTGAAAGCGTTGGAACCGCCGGATGTTCATGATGTGGAGAACAAGAAATACGAACTGGCCAAATATAAACTGCCGGATGAACTGGTCCGCTTCCTTACAGGGGACGAGCTGCGCCTGACGCTGGCCCCTAATGAATATAAGATCGGGTACATCGACTTCTTCAGCTTCACCGACACCCTTCAGATGAAGGCCGGCCGGCGCAAGCTGTTGCGGCTGTCTGCCGATATCGATAATTACTCCGGTCTGGTGCTGGTCTGGAATCCGCAGAAGAAGGGGCAGCTCGGCTGCTATGATCTGGAGCATCAGACGTATGCAGATTTTTGCAGCTTCCCGGAATTTGTTGCCCAGCCTGAACACTACCTCATACAGTTCATGGAGGGAGAGCTGGGCGGGTCATGA
- a CDS encoding DUF4303 domain-containing protein has translation MNTAQKEVERLAAEIAEAARRSFRALFANGEHYYYCTLYTTGEGHAPSLSAWSREALEQEADRQAEEDSTPATEIAELIKWSYADSPYCCFGDEYFDEVKRLFQARPSIAELEDEAWNDEFTMRLGAIELAMRMLDAEGLFALNQPREDVCVLAEVMPPDEGNTEIALRLNRAEAPAMRAWLAEAAE, from the coding sequence ATGAATACGGCACAGAAGGAAGTGGAGCGGCTGGCGGCGGAGATTGCGGAGGCGGCCCGGAGGTCGTTCCGCGCGCTTTTTGCGAATGGGGAGCATTATTATTACTGTACGCTATATACAACGGGCGAGGGACATGCGCCAAGCCTCTCCGCCTGGTCACGGGAGGCCCTGGAGCAGGAGGCGGACAGACAGGCAGAGGAAGACAGCACACCGGCTACAGAGATCGCCGAGCTGATCAAGTGGTCGTATGCCGATTCGCCGTATTGCTGCTTCGGAGATGAGTATTTCGATGAGGTCAAGCGGTTATTCCAGGCGCGTCCATCTATTGCGGAGCTTGAGGATGAGGCATGGAACGATGAGTTCACTATGAGGCTGGGGGCCATAGAGCTGGCGATGCGGATGCTGGATGCTGAGGGTCTGTTCGCGCTCAATCAGCCCAGGGAGGACGTATGTGTGCTTGCCGAAGTGATGCCGCCGGATGAGGGGAATACGGAGATTGCCCTGCGGCTGAACCGGGCGGAAGCTCCGGCGATGCGGGCCTGGCTGGCGGAAGCGGCAGAATAA
- a CDS encoding SMI1/KNR4 family protein, which yields MYERLTELLSKPSPVRWFPGHGAEESWIAEAEEELGFRLPPSYRWWLARYGGGSLGDGQILTLVAPEDREYTDWDLLYIHRLNLAEDWWVSRFPHRLDLFVPDSDELYYFDTSAPDVQGEFPVMRYDLMNDLIEEYAPTFAGFLEQLIDERK from the coding sequence ATGTATGAGCGTCTGACAGAGTTATTAAGTAAGCCTTCCCCGGTCCGGTGGTTTCCGGGCCATGGGGCCGAGGAGAGCTGGATTGCCGAAGCCGAGGAGGAATTAGGCTTCAGGCTGCCGCCGTCTTACCGCTGGTGGCTGGCCCGTTATGGGGGTGGGAGCCTGGGGGACGGGCAAATTCTGACGCTGGTTGCTCCCGAGGATAGGGAGTATACCGACTGGGATCTGCTGTATATCCACAGGCTGAATCTGGCGGAGGATTGGTGGGTCAGCCGGTTTCCGCACCGGCTGGATCTGTTCGTGCCGGACAGCGATGAGCTGTATTACTTTGACACCTCTGCCCCCGATGTGCAGGGGGAATTCCCGGTCATGCGTTATGACCTCATGAATGATCTGATCGAGGAGTATGCTCCCACGTTCGCCGGATTCCTGGAACAGCTGATCGACGAGAGGAAGTAG
- a CDS encoding pentapeptide repeat-containing protein: MNKKFLLARWQDDQLSEVNRRLAAISGKHNLHQKDRSFPVSPYGQTEAGLEDYRGVTLIESIQYLTLQGIDFSYSRFEDAASLNTSTLTHCCLDGVKLDNRFVTHTFSHCSFREAKLNRARISKEFHDCDFTGCNFSKAIANDVSFTRCRFDGANFRGALFLYCRFEECSFEGALFQEGSIAGSRFAGEGHLLPEWGNTILDHVKFED; the protein is encoded by the coding sequence TTGAATAAGAAATTCCTCTTGGCCAGATGGCAGGACGACCAGCTCTCTGAAGTGAACCGGCGTCTGGCCGCTATTTCAGGCAAACATAATCTCCATCAAAAGGACCGCTCCTTTCCCGTCTCCCCATATGGACAGACGGAGGCAGGACTGGAAGATTACCGGGGGGTTACTCTGATAGAGAGCATACAGTACCTCACTCTACAGGGCATTGATTTCTCTTATTCACGCTTCGAGGATGCGGCAAGCCTCAATACCTCAACGCTTACCCATTGTTGCCTGGACGGGGTCAAGCTGGACAACAGATTCGTGACCCATACCTTCAGCCACTGTTCCTTCCGGGAAGCGAAGCTGAATCGTGCCCGAATCAGCAAGGAGTTCCATGATTGTGATTTCACCGGCTGCAACTTCAGCAAAGCGATCGCTAATGATGTATCCTTCACCCGCTGCCGCTTTGACGGCGCCAACTTTCGCGGTGCCTTATTCCTGTATTGCCGGTTCGAGGAATGCAGCTTTGAGGGGGCGCTGTTTCAAGAGGGCTCCATAGCTGGAAGCCGCTTTGCGGGAGAGGGACACTTGCTGCCTGAGTGGGGGAATACGATACTGGATCATGTCAAATTTGAGGATTGA
- a CDS encoding nucleotidyl transferase AbiEii/AbiGii toxin family protein, whose translation MILHESKDDFEEIILQVSMKAGIRADVLEKDYYVTLMLEELARNQEQWKAYFKGGTALYKALLSINRFSEDIDLTVCVDDVSSNSQKKKRLELSAEGYSCLKKLSDDQQSSKGKGNITTVYGYDPIFNGSEGTDPLQRFGRVKIEATSFTKSEPVEPMLIAPALYLYAQKESQDILDTKFNVRPFKILTIKLERIFIDKVFATEFYYQRYRQYINSRTDNPSDFAFDVAKHLYDLMVLFTNEKIRNLFTEKVNLQYLIGLKREEEQVRSGGIPSDCLIKDFRYLHDLLTDMNFHEEYLRMQNIYVFREQDKIPLSQAEAVIAAIRILEG comes from the coding sequence ATGATATTGCATGAAAGTAAGGATGATTTTGAGGAAATCATACTGCAAGTTAGTATGAAAGCTGGCATAAGGGCTGATGTTTTAGAAAAAGATTATTATGTTACGCTGATGCTTGAAGAGCTGGCTCGAAATCAAGAACAATGGAAGGCTTATTTTAAAGGCGGAACTGCACTATATAAAGCGTTGTTGTCCATTAATCGGTTCTCAGAGGATATTGACTTAACGGTGTGTGTGGATGATGTAAGCTCAAACTCCCAAAAGAAAAAACGGCTAGAATTGTCAGCGGAGGGCTACTCGTGCTTAAAAAAGCTTTCAGATGATCAGCAATCGAGCAAAGGCAAGGGCAATATAACCACAGTTTATGGATATGATCCCATCTTTAACGGTAGTGAGGGGACTGATCCACTACAAAGATTTGGAAGAGTGAAGATTGAAGCTACTTCGTTTACTAAAAGCGAACCTGTAGAGCCTATGCTGATAGCCCCAGCTCTTTACTTGTACGCCCAAAAAGAATCACAAGATATACTAGATACAAAATTTAATGTTCGGCCTTTTAAGATATTAACCATAAAACTAGAGCGCATCTTTATAGACAAAGTATTTGCTACCGAGTTTTATTATCAAAGATACAGACAATATATAAACTCCAGAACAGATAATCCAAGTGATTTTGCATTTGATGTTGCTAAACATTTGTATGATTTAATGGTGCTTTTTACTAACGAAAAAATCCGAAATTTATTTACAGAAAAAGTTAACCTTCAGTACCTAATTGGACTAAAGCGGGAAGAAGAGCAAGTACGTTCTGGTGGTATTCCGTCAGATTGTTTGATTAAAGACTTTCGCTATCTACATGATCTCCTTACTGACATGAATTTTCATGAAGAGTATTTGCGTATGCAAAATATTTATGTATTTAGAGAACAAGACAAAATTCCACTGAGTCAGGCGGAGGCTGTTATAGCTGCTATTCGGATACTCGAAGGATAA